CCAGAAGGCTTTATGAAAGTAATGCGTGAATTAATGGAACAGTATAAAGACGATCCGCGAAAGATTATCTTAGTACCTTGTGGGGATGGGTATACTGAATTAATTACTCATAATAAAAAAGAGTTAAGCCAACGTTTCATTTGTCCAACGGTAGACGCTAAAACCCAAGAAACTTTAGAAGATAAAGCGGCTTTTTATCAAACTTGTGAAAAATATGGATTACCTTATCCAGATACGTTAATTATCACTAAAGAAATGGTAGAAGATCAGGACTCAATTGAATTGCCTTTTGGTTTTCCAGTTGCTTTAAAACCTTCAGATAGTGTTGAATACTTGAATGTGGAGTTTGAAGGACGTAAGAAGGCATTTATTTTGTATTCCCAAGAAGAGGTTGATGATATCTTAACGAAGGTTTATCAAGCTGGTTATACTTCAGAGATGATTTGTCAAAACTTTATTCCCGGGGATGATTCACGTATGCGCGTGTTAAATGCTTATGTGGATCAAAACCATAATGTACGAATGCTTTATTTAGGTCACCCGTTGTTAGAGGACCCAACACCAGAAGCGGTAGGAAACTATGTTGCCATCATGCCAGATTATAATGAAAAAGTTTTTGATCAAATGAAAAACTTTTTAGAAAAAGTCGAATATGTCGGCTTTGCTAATTTTGACATAAAATATGATGAAAGAGATGGCGAATATAAATTATTTGAAATTAATTTGCGCCAAGGCAGAAGTAGTTTTTGTGTTACATTAGGCGGGTATAATTTAGCGAAATATTTAGTTGAGGATTATGTATTAGAAACTCCTTTTACTGAAACAACTTATGCTCAAGGAGATAAATTATGGATTGGTGTACCTGAAAAAATTCTTAAGGAATATATTGAAGAGGGTCCAGATAAAAATCGAGCTTTGCAGTATTTAGCAGATAACAAATATGGAAATACATTATATTACAAAGCAGATATGAGTCTAAAACGCTATATACTTGTCAAACGGATTTTTTATTTATATCATGATAGGTATAAAAAATATTTTAGAAAGAAATAGATGACAATGAAAAAATTTTTTACAATTCTTGGCGGTATGGGGACATTAGCTACTGAAAGTTTTATACATGTATTAAATGAGCGGACCCCCATCCATGCTGATCAAGATTATCTTAATTACCTTTTAGTCAATCATGCTACTGTACCTGATCGAACGGATTTTATTTTAGGAAAGTCGGAGGATGACCCTTCGCTTGCTATAAAAGAAGATATTCAGCAGTATAGCCATTTTCAACCGGATTTTTTTGTGCTTACTTGTAATACTGCACATCATTTCTTTGATGAATTACAAAAAGAAACGGATATTCCTATCCTACACATGCCACGACTTGCTGTAGAACAAGTGAATAAGAAATTTGCTAATGGCAACGGAAAGACACGTGTTGGTTTATTAGCCACGGAAGGAACGATTCAAACAAAAGTTTATGAGGATGAACTAACGAAATTTGATAACTTAGAAGTGGTTCTACCTGATGTTGCTATACAACAAGACGTTACAAACTTGATTTATCGCGATGTTAAAGAAAACCATTTTTGTAATGAAGAGTTATTTTATCAAATTTTACGAAAAATGGCGGAAGATTTTTCTTGTGATGTGATGGTTTTAGGTTGCACTGAATTATCTTTGGTACAAGAATTTACACAAAATACAAAATACCCTGTTGTTGATGCTCAATCAGAATTAGCAGATGAAACAATTCGACGAGCTTTGGACAATCGGGCATAAAAAAAGAGAGCGAAAAAATTTTTTCGCTCTCTTTTTTTATGTAGCTATATATCTTGGTGGATGGTTAATTTGTGTAAGAAAAGCCAAAAAATCGGGAAAACTAAAGATGAGCGTCTTATCGTTTTGGTTTGGATGAAAGCCAATATTTTCCCTTGGGTCAATCTGGCTGTCAATAATTAACTGGACTTGTTGCTTTGTATCAAACAATAAGCCTAAAGGAGAGACAGCCCCTTGAGTGGAATGTAAAAATTGACTCAATCTTTGATCAGAAGCAAAAGATAGATGCTTTTCTCCAACCTCATGGGCAATTTCTTTCAGAGGTGCTCGTTTATTTTCTGGTAAAACAACTAAATAAAAAGAATTTTTCCCTTTTAAAAATAAATTTTTTACTTTAGTAGCGGGAAGCTCAAAGTCAATTTCTTTTACGGTATAAACAGTTTTATGTCGTAGTAAATCATAGGAAATAGCTGTTTGTTTTAAAAATTGAACAATCTGCTGTTCAGCCTTCTTGCTAACATAGTCTCTTTTTAAAATAGCGTAACAAGCACCGTCGACAATACCGCGGTTATTTACAAGCCTTTGATAAAAAGTGCCTTCATAAGACATGCCAGCTTTTTGCATGACTTTCCCTGAAGCAGGATTTTTTGTATCATAGAAGCCTTCCACCCTTTCAAATCCATTTTTTTCAAATAGGTAGGCAATGACTTCCTCCAACGCTTCACTGGTATATCCTTTATTCCACCAATTTTGGCCAATACAGTAGCCAATTTCTGCAGTCTTACTCGTTTTATCAGCAATACTTGCTGATATCGTTCCAATTAATTGTAGGGTTGATTTTTCTTCAATTCCCCAGAAAAAATAATTAGGATCAATATAATTTTGTTGATATTCATGTAAGTTGTTTTCAATGTCTTTAACTGTTTGATATGGTTTCCAGGAAAGATACTTTGTCACTTTAGGGTTGTTAGCCCAATGGTTAAACATTTGTGGCGCATCCTGAACAGTTAACAGGCGAAGGATGAGACGCTTTGTCTGTAACTGTATTGTACCAATATTTTCCAATTTTTCATCTCCTCAACTATTCAAAGGTGCTAGTTTCGTCTTGTTGCATTAATTGCCTAAGTTGTTCTTTAGTAGTTCTTTTTTTAGAAAGTACAGGTAAGTTATTGAGAGAAAAGTAGTCCATTTGACTCGTTTCTAAATTTTCAGTAAAAGAACCATCTAAAATTTCACAAGAAAATACAAGTTTGTAGTATTGAAAAGCTTGTGGGATATCTTTGCGCAAATTCGTGTCAAAAATGGCTTTTAATTGCCAGACATTAACATCTAAGCCTGTTTCTTCGTAGACCTCTTTTTGAATGTTTTCTTTTGGAGAAAAGCCCACATCAGCGTAGCCACCTGGTAAGGACCATTCTTGTGTTTTACGATCTTGTACAAGTAGTATTTTATTATTTTGAGTAATCCATGCTCGAACATCAACTTTAGGCGTCTGATAGCCGCTTTCTTGCGAAAATAAATCGTTGATGACTTCTTGTGGCTCGTTTCCCAGACTTTGAATTAGTTTTAACGCTAGATCATTTAATTCCTGGTAACGAAATTGATCAAATTTATCATGGCCATAATGTAAACCTGCTTGAGCAATTGATAATAATTCTTTGTAAGTCGCTAGATAATCCATTACAAAACTCCTTTTTTATATTGTAGGAAAGAGGAAGGAGAGTCCTTACCAGGTTCTCACAGGGAGTCAATTTGAAAAATGCTCCCTATCCCAATATAGATGGGAAGTGAGTTTACTCTTTACTCCCTATCCTTTGTTCGAGAACTTTTTTGAATATTTGTTTTTATTTTAGCATCAAGTTATAATGAAAGAAACAAGAAAGGAAGCCGATTTTTATGGGAAAAATACAAACAAAACGTGCATATGAAGACATCGAATCTTCAGATGGTAAACGAGTTTTGGTAGATCGGATGTGGCCAAGAGGAATAAAAAAAGAAAAGCTAGAAATAGCCTTATGGGAAAAAGAAATTGCTCCAACAAATGAACTACGCAAAGAATTTGGCCATGATCCCGAAAAATTTTCTTGGTTTGAGAAAGAGTATAAAAAAGAATTAGACAACAACGATAAGACGAAAGACTTTGTTAGCCAGATTGCAGAATGGTTAAAAAATAATAACGTAACTCTTATCTATGGTGCCAAAGATAAAAAGTACAATCAAGCAGTTGTATTACAAGATTACCTTTCACAAAAGATAGAAGGTAATTAAGAAATATTAAGCACTAAACAATAAAAATTATTTTATTGACTTGCAAATTTTTTTAATAAGTGGTTAAATGAAGCCATAATCGATTGATGAAAAAGACAACCGGACTTGTGCGTCTTTTATAAGAGAGGAAAAGCTAGGCTGAAACTTTTCTAAAAGTAACCCAGGGAAGGACCACTTTGGAAACCTTTGATAGAACAAAGGCGGACGCCCCGTTACGGCAAATGAGGGATGCGATATTGCATCCAAAATTAGGTGGAACCGCGACTAAATTCGTCCTAGTATCAGTGTGATACTAGGGCTTTTTTTATTACAAAATAAACAAGAATTTGTAATAAAACGCCTTTTTTATCAACCAAATAATTAGCAGGAGGAATAAGTATGTTAAGAATCACTTTCCCAGATGGTTCTATAAAAGAATTAGAATCTGGTATTACACCAAAAGAAATTGCTGAAGGGATTAGCAACAGCTTGGCTAAAAAAGCACTAGCTGGTAAGTTTAATGACCAATTAATTGATTTGGGTCGTCCTATTACTGAAGATGGCACTATTGAAATTGTTACCCCTGATCATGAAGATGCTTTAGGAATTTTACGTCATTCCGCAGCTCATTTAATGGCTAATGCCATGAGACGTTTGTATCCTAATATTCATTTTGGGGTAGGGCCAGCGATTGAAACTGGTTTTTATTACGATACAGATAATGGTGAAAACCCGGTAACTTCAGAAGATTTTCCTGCAATTGAAGCAGAAATGATGAAAATTGTTAAGGAAAATAATCCAATTACTCGTAAAGTGCTGACCAAAGAAGAAGCGCTTGATCTTTTTGCGGATGACCCTTATAAAGTAGAGCTAATTAATGATATGCCAGAAGATGAACAAATTACAGCTTATGATCAAGGTGATTTTATTGATTTATGTCGGGGACCTCATGTGCCTTCAACAGGCCGCATTCAAGTCTTTAAACTACTTTCCGTGGCTGGCGCGTATTGGCGTGGAAATTCAGACAATCAAATGATGCAACGGGTTTATGGTACAGCTTTCTTTAATAAAAAAGATCTAAAAACGTTTATTAAAGAAAGAGAAGAAGCAAAAGAACGCGATCATCGAAAATTAGGTAAGGAGCTAGGTTTGTTTACAATATCGCCAGAAGTTGGTTCAGGCTTACCTTTTTGGTTGCCAAAAGGTGCTACCATTCGCCGAATCATTGAACGCTACATTGTAGATAAAGAAATAAGTTTAGGTTATCAACATGTGTATACACCAATTATGGCTAACGTTGACTTTTATAAACAATCTGGACACTGGGATCATTATCATGAAGACATGTTCCCGCCGATGGATATGGGCGATGGTGAAATGCTTGTCTTACGTCCAATGAATTGCCCGCATCATATGATGGTTTATAAAAATGATATTCATTCTTATCGCGAATTACCGATCCGGATCGCTGAACTTGGCCAAATGCATCGCTATGAAAAATCTGGAGCTTTGTCTGGCTTACAACGTGTACGTGAAATGACATTAAACGATGGTCACACTTTTGTACGCCCGGATCAAATCAAAGAAGAATTCAAACGAACATTAGAATTAATGACAGCAGTGTACGATGATTTCAATATTAACGATTATCGCTTCCGATTGAGTTACCGAGACCCTAATGATAAAGAAAAATACTTTGATGATGACCAAATGTGGGAACATGCCCAATTTGTTTTAAAAGAAGCATTGGATGAGTTAGGTGTACAATACTATGAAGCTGAAGGCGAAGCTGCTTTTTATGGTCCTAAATTAGACGTACAAGTAAAAACTGCTTTAGGCATGGAAGAAACATTATCAACGATCCAACTTGATTTCTTGATGCCTGAACGCTTTGATTTAACTTATGTAGGAGAAGATGGGGAAAACACACATCGCCCTGTAGTTATTCACCGCGGTATTGTATCCACTATGGAACGTTTTGTGGCTCATTTAACCGAAGTGTATAAAGGAGCCTTTCCTACTTGGTTAGCACCTATTCAAGCAACAATTATCCCGGTTTCAGTGGATTTACATGCTGACTATGCTTATGAAATTAAAGGTCGTTTGCAAGAACAAGGGATACGTGTTGAAGTGGACGAACGAAACGAAAAAATGGGTTATAAGATCCGCGCTTCGCAAACGCAAAAGATTCCTTACCAAATTGTCGTAGGAGATAGCGAGATGGCAGAATCTACTGTAAATGTGCGTCGTTATGGCAGCAAGGAAACAGAAGTTCAACCAACAAATATCTTTATCGATGCTATTGTTGCGGATGTAAACAATTATAGTAGAGAATAAAATTAGTTGAATCATAATGAGATTAGCGTTTGAATGTAAAGACATATAGCATCCTTTTTACTTAAAAAAAGCTTGAAACTTGAGTTTAAGCAAATTATGTGCTATATTAAGAAAAGTATTGATAGTAGAGGTGAGTGAGGGCAGAAAATTCCCTCACTCTTTTTATGGGAAAAAGTTTTTACGATTAGTCAAAGGAGGGGATAACTGTTGAGTGCAGTCGTTGATACTGTAAAAGATATGGTGATGCCCATATTAGAAGAAAACAATTTTGAATTGGTTGATTTAGAATTTGTAAAAGAAGGAAAAAATTGGTATCTCCGTGTTTTTATTGATAAAGAAGGCGGCATCGATATTGAAGAGTGCGCTTATGTTAGTGAATATTTAAGCGAGAAGTTGGATAACGCAGATCCAGACCCAATTCCTCAAGCGTATTTCTTAGAAGTTTCTTCTCCTGGAGCAGAACGGCCTTTAAAAAATGAAGAAGATTATCAAAAAGCAGTGGGAGATTATATCCATGTTTCTTTATATGAACCAATCGATAATCAAAAACAATATGATGGTTTTTTACAATCTGTAGATGCTGATCAACTTGTTTTAAAAATTCGTATCAAAACTAGAGAAAAAGAAATTACAATTGATCGCAAAAAAATTGCGAAGGCCCATTTAGCTGTTCAAATATAAATACGGAGGAATCAAAGAGAATGAGTAAAGAAATGTTAAATGCCTTAGATACTTTAGAAGCAGAAAAAGGAGTTTCTAAATCGATCGTTATTGAAGCGTTAGAATCAGCCTTAATTTCAGCTTATAAACGTAACTATGGGCAATCACAAAATGTGGAAGTAGACTTTGATGAAAATGAAGGTGACATCCATGTTTTTGCGGTAAAAGAAGTCACAGATGAAGTTATGGATTCGCAATTAGAAATCTCGTTAAAAGATGCTACCGAAATTAATACAGCTTATGAGGTGGGCGATGAAATTCGCTTTGAAGTAACTCCAAAAGATTTTGGAAGAATTGCAGCTCAAACAGCTAAACAAGTAATCTTACAACGAGTTAGAGAAGCTGAACGTTCCATTATCTATGAGGAATTTTCTGCTTATGAAAATGAGATTATGCAAGGCGTCGTTGAACGTCAGGATCGTCGTTATATTTATGTAAACTTAGGTAAAATTGAAGCTGTGTTGTCAAAACAAGATCAAATGCCTAATGAACATTATCAAGCTCATGATCGTATTAAAGTATATGTCACACGTGTTGAAAATACCTCAAAAGGCCCGCAAGTATTTGTGAGCCGGACGCACCCAGACTTATTGCGTCGTTTATTTGAACAAGAAGTACCAGAAATTTATGATGGTACAGTTGAAATTGTAAGTGTGGCACGTGAAGCAGGCGATCGCGCAAAAATAGCAGTACGTGCTGCAGACCCTGATATTGATCCGGTAGGAACTTGCGTAGGTCCTCAAGGGCAACGTGTTCAAGCTTTAGTAAATGAACTAAAAGGTGAAAATATGGATATTGTGGAATGGAATGAAGATCCAGCGATCTATATTGCCAATTCCTTAAACCCGTCAGAGGTCAGCGATGTTATTTTTGAAGTAGAAAACCCTAAAGTTTGTACTGTAGTTGTACCTGATCATCAACTATCATTAGCTATAGGTAAACGTGGACAAAATGCACGTTTAGCAGCGAAATTAACAGCCTATAAGATTGACATTAAGTCAGAATCAGATATGGAAGACTTTTATGCTCAATTAGACGAAGAAGATACTTCTGAAGAGGAAGAAGTAGAAGAAAATAACGATGCTTTAACGGACGATACTAAAAACAACCCTTATGAAGAAGAAATTGTTTCTAATGAATCAGATGACTCTGAAACAGAATTATAAGGAGGTTCTTAAATGAAGAAAAGAAAAATTCCTTTACGAAAATCTGTTGTATCTGGAGAAATGATACCTAAAAAACAATTATTACGTATTACGCGCTCAAAAGAAGGCGAAGTTTCCATTGACCCAACGGGCAAAAAACCAGGACGTGGCGCTTATATCGCTATTGAGCCAGAAGAAGCACAAATGGCTTGGGATAAACGGATTTTAGACCGAGTGTTAGAAACAAAATTAAGTGATGAATTTTATCAAGAATTACTTGATTATGTTTCTCATCAAAAAGCTCGTCGTGAGTTGTTTGGCAATGAGTAAACAAAAGGCTTTAAACATGCTAGGATTGGCTATGCGAGCTGGTAAACTTGTCACGGGAGAAGAAATGACGATTCAAAAGATACGTACCCAAAAAGTGAAATTAGCTTTAGTGGCTGAAGATGCTGGTGAAAATACCCAAAAAAAGGTAAAAGATAAAAGTACTTTTTACCAAGTTCCATTTGTTAACTGTTTTCGTTCGGAAGAAATAAGCCAAGCAATTGGTAAGAGCCGAATGGTTATCGGTGTATTAGATAACGGGTTTGCAAATAAAATTAAGGAACTAATATCAAGTTAGGAAGGTGATTGTATGGGGAAAAAAAGAATATATGAACTTGCAAAAGAAATGAACAAACCGAGTAAAGAGATCGTTGAAGCAGCACAATCACTAGGATTTGACGTCAATAATCACATGGGTTCACTCTCTGAAACAGAGGAGCAAAAAGTACGTCAAAGTGTAAGTGCATCACCAAAAGACAGCCAATCATCAAATCAAAAACCAGCAGATAATAAGCAAAGCACTAAAGAAAAGAAATTTCAAACGCAAAGAAACAACCCTAAAT
This region of Tetragenococcus osmophilus genomic DNA includes:
- a CDS encoding YlxQ-related RNA-binding protein — its product is MSKQKALNMLGLAMRAGKLVTGEEMTIQKIRTQKVKLALVAEDAGENTQKKVKDKSTFYQVPFVNCFRSEEISQAIGKSRMVIGVLDNGFANKIKELISS
- the thrS gene encoding threonine--tRNA ligase; amino-acid sequence: MLRITFPDGSIKELESGITPKEIAEGISNSLAKKALAGKFNDQLIDLGRPITEDGTIEIVTPDHEDALGILRHSAAHLMANAMRRLYPNIHFGVGPAIETGFYYDTDNGENPVTSEDFPAIEAEMMKIVKENNPITRKVLTKEEALDLFADDPYKVELINDMPEDEQITAYDQGDFIDLCRGPHVPSTGRIQVFKLLSVAGAYWRGNSDNQMMQRVYGTAFFNKKDLKTFIKEREEAKERDHRKLGKELGLFTISPEVGSGLPFWLPKGATIRRIIERYIVDKEISLGYQHVYTPIMANVDFYKQSGHWDHYHEDMFPPMDMGDGEMLVLRPMNCPHHMMVYKNDIHSYRELPIRIAELGQMHRYEKSGALSGLQRVREMTLNDGHTFVRPDQIKEEFKRTLELMTAVYDDFNINDYRFRLSYRDPNDKEKYFDDDQMWEHAQFVLKEALDELGVQYYEAEGEAAFYGPKLDVQVKTALGMEETLSTIQLDFLMPERFDLTYVGEDGENTHRPVVIHRGIVSTMERFVAHLTEVYKGAFPTWLAPIQATIIPVSVDLHADYAYEIKGRLQEQGIRVEVDERNEKMGYKIRASQTQKIPYQIVVGDSEMAESTVNVRRYGSKETEVQPTNIFIDAIVADVNNYSRE
- the nusA gene encoding transcription termination factor NusA is translated as MSKEMLNALDTLEAEKGVSKSIVIEALESALISAYKRNYGQSQNVEVDFDENEGDIHVFAVKEVTDEVMDSQLEISLKDATEINTAYEVGDEIRFEVTPKDFGRIAAQTAKQVILQRVREAERSIIYEEFSAYENEIMQGVVERQDRRYIYVNLGKIEAVLSKQDQMPNEHYQAHDRIKVYVTRVENTSKGPQVFVSRTHPDLLRRLFEQEVPEIYDGTVEIVSVAREAGDRAKIAVRAADPDIDPVGTCVGPQGQRVQALVNELKGENMDIVEWNEDPAIYIANSLNPSEVSDVIFEVENPKVCTVVVPDHQLSLAIGKRGQNARLAAKLTAYKIDIKSESDMEDFYAQLDEEDTSEEEEVEENNDALTDDTKNNPYEEEIVSNESDDSETEL
- a CDS encoding GNAT family N-acetyltransferase → MENIGTIQLQTKRLILRLLTVQDAPQMFNHWANNPKVTKYLSWKPYQTVKDIENNLHEYQQNYIDPNYFFWGIEEKSTLQLIGTISASIADKTSKTAEIGYCIGQNWWNKGYTSEALEEVIAYLFEKNGFERVEGFYDTKNPASGKVMQKAGMSYEGTFYQRLVNNRGIVDGACYAILKRDYVSKKAEQQIVQFLKQTAISYDLLRHKTVYTVKEIDFELPATKVKNLFLKGKNSFYLVVLPENKRAPLKEIAHEVGEKHLSFASDQRLSQFLHSTQGAVSPLGLLFDTKQQVQLIIDSQIDPRENIGFHPNQNDKTLIFSFPDFLAFLTQINHPPRYIAT
- the rnpM gene encoding RNase P modulator RnpM; the encoded protein is MKKRKIPLRKSVVSGEMIPKKQLLRITRSKEGEVSIDPTGKKPGRGAYIAIEPEEAQMAWDKRILDRVLETKLSDEFYQELLDYVSHQKARRELFGNE
- a CDS encoding aspartate/glutamate racemase family protein gives rise to the protein MKKFFTILGGMGTLATESFIHVLNERTPIHADQDYLNYLLVNHATVPDRTDFILGKSEDDPSLAIKEDIQQYSHFQPDFFVLTCNTAHHFFDELQKETDIPILHMPRLAVEQVNKKFANGNGKTRVGLLATEGTIQTKVYEDELTKFDNLEVVLPDVAIQQDVTNLIYRDVKENHFCNEELFYQILRKMAEDFSCDVMVLGCTELSLVQEFTQNTKYPVVDAQSELADETIRRALDNRA
- a CDS encoding DUF488 domain-containing protein, with protein sequence MGKIQTKRAYEDIESSDGKRVLVDRMWPRGIKKEKLEIALWEKEIAPTNELRKEFGHDPEKFSWFEKEYKKELDNNDKTKDFVSQIAEWLKNNNVTLIYGAKDKKYNQAVVLQDYLSQKIEGN
- a CDS encoding carboxylate--amine ligase, which codes for MKISRKKVILAVDTKVNEQFLPLLLGSDINVYGMARSFHEAYGTISEAHGAGQLSPTKYSKIVNVHTHPGFSEPEGFMKVMRELMEQYKDDPRKIILVPCGDGYTELITHNKKELSQRFICPTVDAKTQETLEDKAAFYQTCEKYGLPYPDTLIITKEMVEDQDSIELPFGFPVALKPSDSVEYLNVEFEGRKKAFILYSQEEVDDILTKVYQAGYTSEMICQNFIPGDDSRMRVLNAYVDQNHNVRMLYLGHPLLEDPTPEAVGNYVAIMPDYNEKVFDQMKNFLEKVEYVGFANFDIKYDERDGEYKLFEINLRQGRSSFCVTLGGYNLAKYLVEDYVLETPFTETTYAQGDKLWIGVPEKILKEYIEEGPDKNRALQYLADNKYGNTLYYKADMSLKRYILVKRIFYLYHDRYKKYFRKK
- a CDS encoding NUDIX hydrolase N-terminal domain-containing protein; this translates as MDYLATYKELLSIAQAGLHYGHDKFDQFRYQELNDLALKLIQSLGNEPQEVINDLFSQESGYQTPKVDVRAWITQNNKILLVQDRKTQEWSLPGGYADVGFSPKENIQKEVYEETGLDVNVWQLKAIFDTNLRKDIPQAFQYYKLVFSCEILDGSFTENLETSQMDYFSLNNLPVLSKKRTTKEQLRQLMQQDETSTFE
- the rimP gene encoding ribosome maturation factor RimP — protein: MSAVVDTVKDMVMPILEENNFELVDLEFVKEGKNWYLRVFIDKEGGIDIEECAYVSEYLSEKLDNADPDPIPQAYFLEVSSPGAERPLKNEEDYQKAVGDYIHVSLYEPIDNQKQYDGFLQSVDADQLVLKIRIKTREKEITIDRKKIAKAHLAVQI